The Bdellovibrio sp. NC01 genome includes the window GTTGACAAAAACTCACCAAGTCTAGGAAAGTGAGGGCAAGCAATACAGTTTAGTTCCAGTCGGATCAAACTTCTTAAAGATCGATCTTTATTTCTTTTATTAAATCCCACAAGGAGAGTTCGTTTGTCTGAACCCAAAGATCAACCAGGCGTTGAGGTAGTTAAAAAGCGCACGCGCACTAAAGCTACATCTGAAGAGACACCTCAAGCAGCAGCCTCTGCACCGGAAGCCGCTCCAGCCGCACCTGCACCAGCTCCCGAAGCTCCAGCAGCAGCTCCAACTGCTCCCGCACCAGAAGCGAAAGCCGATGGCGCCGCAGCCCCTGAGCAACAACAACAAAGACAAGATCGTCCTCAACACCAAAATCAACGTCGCGAATTCCGCCCGAATAATAGAGATAATCGCAATGACCGTGGTGGCCACCGCCATGATCGTAACGATCGTAATGACCGCGACAGAGACAGAAATGACAGAGGCGATCGCAACGACCGCAATGATCGCAATGATCGCAACAACCAACGTCGTGACTTCCGTTACGGAAGAAACAACGAAGACCAACAACCTTCTGGTGACGAACATTCACAAGTTCCACAACAAGCTCAAGATGTTGATTTGGCAGATATCCAATTAACAGACGAAGAGAAATCTTGGTTGTCGTCGAAAGACCTTAAATCAAAAAACATCACTCAATTAACTGAGCTTGCAACAAAATTGAAAATCGAAAATGCTGCCGGTCTTCGTCGTCAGGATATGATTTTCGAAATCTTGAAGCGTGCAGCGAAATTGGGTCAGGATATTTATGGTTCTGGTGTTCTTGAAATCTTGCCTGATGGTTACGGTTTCTTGCGTTCTCCAGACTTTAACTACTTGCCAGGTCCGGATGATATCTACGTTTCTCCATCACAAATTCGCCGCTTCGGTTTAAGAACCGGTGATACTGTGACGGGAACAGTTCGTCCTCCAAAAGAGGGTGAACGTTACTTCGCACTTTTGAAAGTTGATTCTCTGAACTTCGAGACGACTGAAAAAGGTAAAGACAAAATCCTATTCGACAACTTGACGCCGCTTTACCCAAATCAGCGCTTGAAACTTGAACACAACCCAGGCGATTACACGACTCGCGTTGTGGACTTGATGGCGCCACTTGGTAAAGGTCAACGTGCTTTGATCGTTGCTCCACCAAGAACAGGTAAAACAGTTCTTATGCAACAAATCGCTAACGCGATTACAACAAATCACCCTGAAGTGAAGTTGATCGTTCTATTGATCGATGAACGTCCGGAAGAGGTGACTGACATGCAACGTACTGTAAAAGGTGAAGTTGTATCGTCTACATTCGATGAGCCACCAACTCGTCACGTTCAAGTTGCAGAAATGGTTATCGAGAAAGCAAAACGTTTGGTTGAACACAAACACGACGTTGTAATCTTGCTCGACTCTATCACTCGTTTGGCTCGTGCTTACAATACGGTTGTTCCGCCTTCTGGTAAAATCTTGTCAGGTGGTGTGGATTCCAACGCCCTTCACAAACCAAAACGTTTCTTCGGTGCCGCTCGTAACATCGAAGAGGGTGGTTCTTTGACGATCATCGCAACAGCATTGATCGACACAGGTTCGCGTATGGATGAAGTTATCTTCGAGGAATTTAAAGGTACTGGTAACGCCGAGATCCACTTGGATCGTAAGCTTATGGAAAAACGTATCTTCCCTTGCATGGACATCAACAAATCAGGAACTCGTAAAGAGGACTTGTTGATTGATAAAGCAGATTTGAACCGTCTGTGGATCCTAAGAAAAGTATTAGCACCGATGAACGTTGTCGATGCGATGGACTTCTTGTTGGATAAAGTATCTAACACGAAATCAAATACTGACTTCTTGAAAGCGATGTCAGGCCCAGGCTAGGGCTGACTGAAAATTCAGAAAAAATAAAAGGGGAAGTTTGTAGCTTCCCCTTTTTATTTGCGAGGCCATGATGTCTAAACTCACAACCATTGCACTGATATTGTTCGCGGTTTTGCTTGCGGCCGCGATGATTTATTCCGAACTTCACTAGCGACAATTGATCGCGCGGCCGTCACGGTCGAATACTAAATTGCCATTACAGCTTCTATTGTAACAGCGAATCTCGCGACGCTTGCCTTGGTAAGGAGCGTAGTATTGGCCTTCGCACTGGCGCGGTTGCAAATACAATGGTCTGTAATTATTCGCGCAGTAGGAAGCATCAATGCGCACACCGGCGTTGTTATAACAATAACCATTCACAGAATAGGCGTTCGTCACATTCTGACAATAATATGTATCGACGATTTGTCCTGCTTGATTGTAGCACTGACCATTTGTTGAAACTGAATATGGAAGCGAAGTTGTCGCAGTCGTTGTATCACTGCCATTGTTAGAACTTTTTCCGCAACCGACAGCCATGAACGCAGCAACAGTCATCACAATTAATAAACGAAGCATATTGAAACTCCCCCGAGTTAATAAAGAGGAGACCTTATTGCATAATTTTTTCTTCGAGGCGCGATACTAAGATTCACTTTGCGAAAATTTCAAAAAGCTTCCACAAATTGTCCATAATGCCTTTCAAAATTTCACGAACAGTGTTGCTTCGACACTGGTGCACTTTGGAAATAGGCCTCTGGTGCGGTTTTGCTTCTACCACAGACTTTGCGATTTATTCAGCCAGCGGGCGAAGACCATCATCTCTTTAAATTCTTTTGCGATCTTTTTCGGAAGATCTTTTTTGTAAGCTGCTTCTTCGGGAAAAGAAATAGAGACGAAGAATTGTTTCAATTTAAAATATTCCGCCAACTCGTGATCTGCAGAAATTCCCGCGGGAACTTTTTTAAGTTTCTCGCCTTGAATTTCGCCGAAGTGTTTTTTGAAAACGCGATTATCGACGATATCGCTAAAGGCGTCGGGATTTTGTAAAATCATTTCGCGAATTTTTCTGAGTTGTTCAGTGGAGGGTTTATAAATTCCTCCGCCGATAAAAAATTCTCCGGGTTCGAAGTGAATGTAGAAGCCTAAGCTATCGACATCTTTGGTTGCTGTGCCGAATGGAAATTTCGCGGCGACAAAATCTTTGTACGGAGTTTTGTCTTTACTAAAACGTGTGTCGCGATAAATGCGCAACAAAGACTTGCGGGGATCAAAGCGAATTTCGGGGGCAAAACTTTTGCATTCTTCCGCCAGTTCACACACCAAAGCCATCATCGGTAGGTGCAGAAGCTGTTCATAATCGTCTTTGCGGGGTTGAAACCACTCGCGGCGATTGTTGCGTTTAAGGGCCTTTAGAAAGCTTGCCGCCTTCGGGGAGAAACCCTGAAAGTCCGGAATTTCGATAGTCGTTTTGCCTGCCATAAAACGAAACTTCCTCATGGATGGTTTTGTTTAAGCCATTGAAAATACAAGATTATTATCAAACCGGGACCGCCAAACCGCAAGCTGATTGTTGCCAAAAAAAGCAGCGATTAATGCTCGACATGGGGGACCCCCTGTGTTAAACCCTTTTAGCTTACAGACCAAATAGATTTGATTTTTTAGAAGGAAACCAGGTCATGAAACAAAACTTGCATCCAAAAGTAAACACAGTGGTATTCAAAGATATCTCTTGTGATTTCTCATTCTTGGGTACTTCCACTTTGCACTCTAACGAGACTGTTAAATGGGAAGACGGTAAAGAATATCCACTTATTAAAGTTGAGATCTCTTCTGCATCTCACCCGTTCTTCACTGGTAAGCAACGTGTGATGGATACTGAAGGTCGTATCGATCGTTTCAAAAAACGTTACGGCAAAAAGTAAATTGCAGACCTCCATCTGGAGGAACATCTTGCTTGAAATGCGGTTCAATACTCGAACCGCATTTTCATTTTAGCGCATCACGATTTTTCGATCTCAGGAGCTATTCCCATGTTCTCAAAATTAGCTGAAGTTGAATCTCGCTATGAAGAAGTCAATATGTCTCTTCAAAGGCCTGATATTGCTTCTAATCAGACGCAGTATCGCGCGCTAATGAAAGAATTGGGAAATCTAGAAAAGATCGTCATCGTTTATCGCGACTACAAAAAGAAAACTGAAAATCTTAAAGCTAGCAAAGAACTTCTGACTGCGGAACAAGACCCAGAAATGCGTGAAATGATCCGTGAAGAAGTGAAAGAGCTTGAGGCAGCACTGCCAGAGCTTGAACAGCAGCTTAAGATTGCGTTGATCCCGAAAGATCCAAACGACGACAAGAATATTATCTTGGAGATCCGTGCGGGTGCCGGTGGTGACGAAGCTTCTTTGTTCGCTGATGAATTGTTCCGTGGTTACGTTCACTATGCTTCCACTCAAGGTTGGAAAGTAGAAATGCTTTCGTTCTCGGAAGGTAACGTGGGCGGTGCTAAAGAAATTATCGCAAGCATCACTGGCGACTCTGTTTACAGTAAGTTGAAATACGAATCAGGCGTTCACCGCGTGCAACGTGTTCCAAAAACTGAAGCTGCAGGTCGTATCCATACCTCAACAGTGACAGTTGCTGTGATCCCCGAAGTAGAAATCACTGAAGTAAAAATCCCGATGTCTGACGTTCGTATCGAGACAATGCGTTCTCAAGGTTCGGGCGGTCAGTCGGTAAATAGAACTGAATCTGCAGTTCGCGTTGTGCATTTGCCTACCGGTTTGGACGTAAAGTGCCAAGAGGGTAAATCTCAATCTGCCAACCGTGAACGCGCTTTCCAGATTCTTTACGCTAAGTTGCAACAAATCGAAGACGAAAAAGCACGCCAACAGGCTTCAGACGTACGTTTAGAGCAAATTGGTACGGGCGATCGTTCAGAACGTATCCGCACTTACAATTTCCCTCAGACTCGTATTACCGATCACCGTATCGGTTTGACGATTCATCAGTTGGATTCAGTTATGGGCGGATCTTTTGAGTTGCTGATTGACCCACTCGTTGCTAACTTCCAAGCAGAGGCTCTTAAAAAACAAACCTCTGCTTAGGTTGAATGAAACTCAAAGAAGTACTCGATAAGACCACCGCTTTTTTCAAAGAAAAGAAAATAGAGACACCACGCCTCGATGCTGAGCTTTTGTTCGCACAC containing:
- the rho gene encoding transcription termination factor Rho, with amino-acid sequence MSSKDLKSKNITQLTELATKLKIENAAGLRRQDMIFEILKRAAKLGQDIYGSGVLEILPDGYGFLRSPDFNYLPGPDDIYVSPSQIRRFGLRTGDTVTGTVRPPKEGERYFALLKVDSLNFETTEKGKDKILFDNLTPLYPNQRLKLEHNPGDYTTRVVDLMAPLGKGQRALIVAPPRTGKTVLMQQIANAITTNHPEVKLIVLLIDERPEEVTDMQRTVKGEVVSSTFDEPPTRHVQVAEMVIEKAKRLVEHKHDVVILLDSITRLARAYNTVVPPSGKILSGGVDSNALHKPKRFFGAARNIEEGGSLTIIATALIDTGSRMDEVIFEEFKGTGNAEIHLDRKLMEKRIFPCMDINKSGTRKEDLLIDKADLNRLWILRKVLAPMNVVDAMDFLLDKVSNTKSNTDFLKAMSGPG
- a CDS encoding DUF2461 domain-containing protein — encoded protein: MAGKTTIEIPDFQGFSPKAASFLKALKRNNRREWFQPRKDDYEQLLHLPMMALVCELAEECKSFAPEIRFDPRKSLLRIYRDTRFSKDKTPYKDFVAAKFPFGTATKDVDSLGFYIHFEPGEFFIGGGIYKPSTEQLRKIREMILQNPDAFSDIVDNRVFKKHFGEIQGEKLKKVPAGISADHELAEYFKLKQFFVSISFPEEAAYKKDLPKKIAKEFKEMMVFARWLNKSQSLW
- a CDS encoding type B 50S ribosomal protein L31 produces the protein MKQNLHPKVNTVVFKDISCDFSFLGTSTLHSNETVKWEDGKEYPLIKVEISSASHPFFTGKQRVMDTEGRIDRFKKRYGKK
- the prfA gene encoding peptide chain release factor 1; this translates as MFSKLAEVESRYEEVNMSLQRPDIASNQTQYRALMKELGNLEKIVIVYRDYKKKTENLKASKELLTAEQDPEMREMIREEVKELEAALPELEQQLKIALIPKDPNDDKNIILEIRAGAGGDEASLFADELFRGYVHYASTQGWKVEMLSFSEGNVGGAKEIIASITGDSVYSKLKYESGVHRVQRVPKTEAAGRIHTSTVTVAVIPEVEITEVKIPMSDVRIETMRSQGSGGQSVNRTESAVRVVHLPTGLDVKCQEGKSQSANRERAFQILYAKLQQIEDEKARQQASDVRLEQIGTGDRSERIRTYNFPQTRITDHRIGLTIHQLDSVMGGSFELLIDPLVANFQAEALKKQTSA